The proteins below are encoded in one region of Streptomyces cyanogenus:
- a CDS encoding helix-turn-helix transcriptional regulator — MTIFPPDPNLTALRVELARLRGERGWTFDELAERSGLARRTLIDLEHGRTTGSVTTWHALAHAFGVPIERFLVSLCDGHSAPGAAQP, encoded by the coding sequence ATGACGATCTTCCCGCCCGACCCCAACCTCACCGCCCTGCGAGTCGAACTTGCACGGCTGCGGGGCGAGCGCGGATGGACCTTCGACGAGCTGGCCGAACGCAGCGGCCTGGCCCGGCGAACCCTCATCGACCTTGAACACGGCCGCACCACCGGCAGTGTCACCACCTGGCACGCCCTCGCTCATGCCTTCGGCGTCCCCATCGAGCGCTTCCTCGTCTCCTTGTGTGACGGCCACTCGGCCCCCGGCGCCGCACAGCCTTGA
- a CDS encoding UvrD-helicase domain-containing protein, which produces MKPTDEQTAALDAFRAGHDLALQAGAGTGKTTLLEMLARSTPRRGRYLGYNRAIAQEATTRFPRTVQCKTAHALAYAAIGHRYTSRLNAPRRPAWQTGQALGLTKAIRVGERDISQRALSNALLRTVTRFCHTADETITRHHVPKLRGLEDKDMHHELATHVVPVARKAWADLQNSDDGCVRFEHDHYLKIWALTQPRVDADYLLLDEAQDTNPVVEEIFLTQRDHAQLVMVGDSAQAIYQWRGAKDVMTSFNGTQLTLSQSFRFGPHLAEEANRWLDLAEAPLRLTGTPTVTTEIGPVPSPDVILCRTNVGAMAQVMQLMADGYRVGLSGGGDSLKALAQAARDLKDGRRTHHPELLLFPSWGDLQDYATHDPAGRDLQPLVDLVDTHGTDAILTAVAQLAHERHADITVSTAHKAKGRQWPRVKIADDFAPRTRADQHDRPKEAAVRTIDDSEARLAYVAVTRTRQRLDIGGLSWVHELPEHEAVWARASDA; this is translated from the coding sequence ATGAAACCCACCGACGAACAGACCGCCGCCCTGGACGCCTTCCGCGCCGGCCATGACCTGGCCCTGCAAGCCGGAGCCGGCACCGGCAAGACCACCCTGCTGGAAATGCTCGCCCGCTCAACCCCGCGCCGAGGCCGCTACCTCGGCTACAACCGGGCCATCGCCCAAGAAGCCACCACACGCTTCCCACGCACCGTCCAGTGCAAAACCGCCCACGCACTTGCCTACGCCGCCATCGGCCATCGCTACACCAGCCGCCTGAACGCCCCACGCCGCCCCGCGTGGCAGACCGGCCAAGCCCTCGGCCTCACCAAAGCCATCCGCGTCGGCGAACGCGACATCTCCCAACGCGCTCTGTCCAACGCACTCCTGCGCACCGTCACCCGCTTCTGCCACACCGCCGACGAGACCATCACCCGCCACCATGTACCGAAACTGCGCGGTCTGGAAGACAAAGACATGCACCACGAACTTGCTACCCATGTCGTCCCAGTCGCTCGTAAAGCCTGGGCGGACCTGCAGAACTCCGACGACGGCTGCGTCCGCTTCGAACACGACCACTACCTAAAGATCTGGGCACTCACCCAGCCGAGAGTCGACGCTGACTACCTGCTCCTGGACGAAGCCCAGGACACCAACCCCGTCGTGGAGGAAATCTTCCTCACCCAACGCGACCACGCTCAGCTCGTCATGGTCGGAGACTCTGCGCAGGCCATCTACCAATGGCGCGGTGCCAAGGACGTCATGACCAGCTTCAACGGCACTCAGCTGACCCTGTCGCAGTCCTTCCGCTTCGGACCTCACCTCGCAGAAGAAGCCAACCGCTGGCTCGACCTGGCCGAGGCTCCTCTCCGGCTTACCGGCACCCCCACCGTGACCACCGAGATCGGCCCCGTCCCCAGCCCGGACGTCATCCTGTGCCGCACCAACGTCGGCGCCATGGCCCAGGTCATGCAACTCATGGCGGACGGATACCGCGTTGGCCTGTCCGGAGGAGGTGACAGCCTCAAAGCCCTTGCTCAGGCCGCCCGCGACCTGAAGGACGGACGACGCACTCACCACCCCGAACTGCTCTTGTTCCCCTCCTGGGGAGACCTTCAGGACTACGCCACCCATGATCCGGCAGGACGCGACCTGCAACCACTGGTCGACCTTGTCGACACTCATGGAACCGACGCCATCCTGACCGCAGTGGCCCAACTCGCCCACGAACGCCACGCCGACATCACCGTCTCCACTGCCCACAAAGCCAAGGGACGCCAATGGCCACGCGTAAAAATCGCCGATGACTTCGCCCCACGCACCCGGGCTGATCAGCACGACCGACCCAAAGAAGCCGCAGTCAGAACCATCGACGACAGTGAGGCCCGCCTTGCCTACGTCGCCGTCACCCGCACCCGCCAGCGCCTCGACATCGGTGGCCTGTCCTGGGTCCATGAGCTGCCGGAGCACGAAGCCGTCTGGGCACGTGCCTCAGACGCGTGA